The following are encoded in a window of Myxocyprinus asiaticus isolate MX2 ecotype Aquarium Trade chromosome 17, UBuf_Myxa_2, whole genome shotgun sequence genomic DNA:
- the tpp1 gene encoding LOW QUALITY PROTEIN: tripeptidyl-peptidase 1 (The sequence of the model RefSeq protein was modified relative to this genomic sequence to represent the inferred CDS: substituted 2 bases at 2 genomic stop codons): protein MKWELRFICSLLQKYNNYFRYPEDWILVERVRPLKEVLTFALKQQNVDQLKELLKLVLDPDSQQYGKILSLEEVTALVQPSQLTEKNWLQSNAVKNCHTVVTLNFLQCVITVQVADTLLPGTKFHCYRRDGHTLXRSTSLYSVHEDVSQHLDIGELHHFPPQGQDISKSWGGARLSGIGYHLSVTPSVIRSHYNLTVKDVGTAANNRXAVAQFLEQYYEPADLAEFMSLFAGGFMHMSAVERVVGTQGGGKAGTEASLYVEYIMSSGANISTWVFTDPDFVKRSSGTLILNGPCCEGTPRLFFY, encoded by the exons ATGAAATGGGAGTTGAGGTTCATCTGTTCGCTGTTACAGAAGTACAACAATTATTTT CGTTATCCTGAGGACTGGATCCTTGTTGAAAGGGTTAGACCTTTGAAAGAAGTGCTCACGTTTGCACTGAAGCAGCAGAATGTGGATCAGTTAAAAGAGTTACTGAAACTAGTGTTAGACCCAGATTCACAACAATATG ggAAGATTCTGAGCttggaagaagtcactgctcttGTGCAGCCATCTCAGCTGActgagaaa AACTGGCTTCAGAGTAATGCGGTCAAAAACTGTCACACGGTCGTAACTCTGAACTTTCTTCAGTGTGTCATAACTGTTCA AGTAGCAGACACATTACTCCCTGGTACTAAATTTCACTGCTACAGGAGAGATGGACACACTCTGTAGAGGTCAACATCTCTATACTCAGTTCATGAAGATGTCTCACAGCATCTAGACATTGGTGAGC ttcaccattttcCACCACAAGGACAGGATATCAGTAAAAGCTGGGGAGGAGCTAGACTATCAGGAATAGGTTATCACTTGAGTGTAACCCCCTCAGTCATCAGGAGTCACTATAACCTTACAGTAAAAGATGTGGGCACTGCCGCAAACAACAGGTAGGCAGTGGCACAG TTCTTAGAGCAGTATTATGAACCTGCAGACTTGGCTGAGTTTATGAGTCTGTTTGCTGGGGGATTCATGCACATGTCAGCCGTAGAGCGGGTCGTGGGCACTCAGGGAGGTGGTAAAGCTGGCACTGAAGCCAGTCTGTATGTGGAATACATCATGAGCAGTGGAGCAAACATTTCTACATGGGTCTTCACTGATCCAG ACTTTGTGAAGAGATCCTCAGGGACTTTAATACTGAATGGACCCTGTTGTGAGGGAACTCCAAGATTGTTTTTCTACTAA